The following are encoded together in the Sandaracinaceae bacterium genome:
- a CDS encoding amidohydrolase: protein MFLGVVWVGCASPLQPADLVLTGGTIHTVAEAMPRATTVAIRDGEIVYVGDADGVERFVGPETETVDLGGRLVLPGFIDTHAHPVQAAGLAYALRVSSSVSPADVVLQVEAYAARYPDRAFVLGFGFDETAFGPDGPRREMLDSVVSDRPVILIDQGGHSAWVNSAALAEFGIDASTPDPIPGRHYYQRDPDGTPTGWLVESQAYMPHLAALGAFDATAAARPNNLVYGLFSSVGITTVYDAGMSSFEAEALEALADMDRRGLLPFRVVASHQIQHPDQVASAIERFAELRSTFDGDLLHMGMIKIHNDGTTEARTAAYLEPYTDVPSSSGAVLLDPSVLNPFVVAIDRAGIDVHIHAIGDRAVREALDAIALARAENPDADTRHTLAHVEQITDADVPRFAALDVTAQTTPYWYSSDYAGQELVIGPERMMRLYRLQELIESGARVTYGSDFPATGEELLSMSPLWNIEAGATRQAIGDPSAPILGGVGARTSVEDMVRGYTLDAAHQLHMEDQVGSLEVGKRADLVVLAGNIFELPLHEIHQTGVDATMVDGEVVSGSLP from the coding sequence GTGTTTCTGGGCGTCGTGTGGGTGGGCTGCGCGAGCCCTCTGCAGCCCGCGGACTTGGTGCTCACGGGTGGCACCATCCACACCGTCGCAGAGGCCATGCCGCGCGCCACCACGGTCGCCATCCGCGACGGCGAGATCGTCTACGTGGGCGATGCGGATGGTGTGGAGCGCTTCGTCGGCCCCGAGACCGAGACGGTGGACCTCGGCGGACGGCTGGTGCTTCCGGGGTTCATCGATACGCACGCTCACCCCGTGCAGGCGGCCGGGCTGGCCTATGCACTGCGGGTGTCGTCGTCGGTGAGTCCGGCGGACGTCGTGCTCCAGGTGGAGGCCTATGCGGCCCGCTACCCCGACCGCGCCTTCGTGCTCGGCTTCGGCTTCGACGAGACCGCGTTCGGGCCCGACGGACCACGCCGGGAGATGCTCGACAGCGTGGTCTCGGACCGCCCCGTCATCCTCATCGACCAGGGCGGCCACAGCGCTTGGGTCAACTCCGCCGCGCTCGCGGAGTTCGGCATCGACGCGTCCACCCCCGACCCCATCCCGGGGCGACACTACTACCAGCGCGATCCCGACGGCACGCCCACCGGCTGGTTGGTCGAGTCCCAGGCCTACATGCCCCACCTCGCCGCGCTCGGGGCCTTCGACGCGACGGCCGCCGCGAGGCCCAACAACCTGGTCTATGGGCTCTTCTCCAGCGTGGGCATCACCACGGTCTACGACGCGGGGATGTCCTCCTTCGAAGCCGAGGCTCTCGAGGCGCTCGCCGACATGGATCGGCGGGGCCTGCTCCCCTTTCGCGTGGTGGCCTCGCATCAGATTCAGCACCCCGACCAGGTCGCCTCCGCCATCGAGCGCTTCGCGGAGCTGCGCAGCACCTTCGACGGCGACCTTCTGCACATGGGCATGATCAAGATCCACAACGACGGCACCACCGAGGCGCGCACCGCAGCCTACTTGGAGCCGTACACCGACGTGCCCAGCTCGTCGGGCGCGGTTCTGCTCGACCCGAGCGTGCTGAACCCGTTCGTGGTCGCCATCGACCGCGCCGGCATCGACGTCCACATCCACGCGATCGGTGACAGGGCGGTGCGTGAGGCGTTGGACGCCATCGCGCTCGCTCGCGCCGAGAACCCCGACGCGGACACGCGCCACACGCTGGCCCACGTCGAGCAGATCACGGACGCCGACGTGCCACGCTTCGCGGCGCTCGACGTCACGGCCCAGACCACGCCGTACTGGTACTCCTCCGACTACGCGGGCCAGGAGCTCGTCATCGGTCCCGAGCGCATGATGCGCCTCTACCGCCTCCAGGAGCTCATCGAGTCCGGAGCGCGCGTGACCTACGGCAGCGACTTCCCCGCCACGGGGGAGGAGCTCCTGTCCATGAGCCCCCTCTGGAACATCGAAGCGGGTGCCACGCGCCAGGCCATCGGCGATCCGAGCGCGCCGATCCTGGGCGGTGTCGGCGCGCGCACGAGCGTGGAGGACATGGTGCGTGGCTACACCCTCGACGCGGCCCACCAGCTCCACATGGAAGATCAGGTGGGCTCCCTCGAGGTGGGCAAGCGCGCGGACCTGGTGGTGCTCGCCGGCAACATCTTCGAGCTGCCCCTCCACGAGATTCACCAGACCGGGGTGGACGCCACCATGGTGGATGGCGAGGTCGTGTCAGGGTCGCTGCCCTAG
- a CDS encoding META and DUF4377 domain-containing protein — protein MKRISLLFLMLLMLAAPGCKRGETSSTTPDETTEGTSDPRLSAYHWQLVDATSADGTRLDAFFPNPERPVTLDFTDGRVSVSNACNRMGGSFSVADGAFSVGGLMQTEMACEEPLMRAESAIAGVLGGGGTLQLEADDVLVLTTPEGDTLRFRGEPTADTRFGTAGERVFFEVAPQRVACHHAMMPDYQCLHIREVRYDDNGLQVEHGEWEFLYQDIEGYTHEPGTRNVVRVLRYRVANPPADGSSVAYVLDMVVESELVEN, from the coding sequence ATGAAACGCATCTCCCTCCTCTTCCTCATGCTCCTCATGCTCGCTGCCCCCGGCTGCAAGCGCGGCGAGACCTCCAGCACCACGCCCGACGAGACCACCGAGGGCACGTCCGACCCCCGCCTCTCGGCCTACCACTGGCAGCTGGTGGACGCGACGAGCGCTGACGGCACCCGCCTCGACGCGTTCTTCCCCAACCCCGAGCGGCCCGTGACGCTGGACTTCACCGACGGCCGCGTGTCGGTCTCGAACGCCTGCAACCGCATGGGCGGCAGCTTCAGCGTGGCGGACGGCGCGTTCTCGGTGGGTGGGCTGATGCAGACCGAGATGGCCTGCGAAGAGCCGCTCATGCGCGCCGAGAGCGCGATCGCGGGCGTGCTCGGCGGAGGCGGCACGCTGCAGCTCGAAGCCGACGACGTGCTGGTGCTGACCACCCCAGAGGGCGACACGCTGCGCTTCCGCGGCGAGCCCACCGCCGACACGCGCTTCGGCACCGCGGGCGAGCGCGTGTTCTTCGAGGTGGCCCCGCAGCGCGTGGCCTGCCACCACGCCATGATGCCGGACTACCAGTGCCTGCACATCCGCGAGGTCCGCTACGACGACAACGGCCTCCAGGTGGAGCACGGCGAGTGGGAGTTCCTCTACCAGGACATCGAGGGCTACACCCACGAGCCGGGCACCCGCAACGTGGTGCGCGTGCTGCGCTACCGTGTGGCCAACCCCCCGGCCGATGGGTCGTCGGTGGCCTACGTGCTCGACATGGTGGTGGAGTCCGAGCTGGTCGAGAACTGA